One part of the Marichromatium purpuratum 984 genome encodes these proteins:
- the cobT gene encoding nicotinate-nucleotide--dimethylbenzimidazole phosphoribosyltransferase, whose protein sequence is MTPTLDWLAEPCPPIDQTAVQHALARQDQLTKPPGSLGRLEELAVRLAGLQRTATPEVDPVRVLLFAADHGVAAEGVSRYPQDVTKQMVRNIANGGAGVAVMAKAVGAGLDIIELGLATGSEVVEGVRSEPLGPGSGNIAREPAMTPEQLARALDIGRDAVDRAVDAGVRLIIGGELGIANTTAAAALASALLDRAASEVVGPGTGLDSAGVNRKAEVVARALALHASEPRAPLEMLRRLGGFEIAALTGAYLRAAQRGVAMLIDGFIVSSAALAAVRLQPAARDWMLFSHRSAEPGHRLMMEALEADPLLDLGFRLGEATGACAAVPLLRLACAVHRDMATFDEAGVSNAC, encoded by the coding sequence ATGACCCCGACCCTCGACTGGCTCGCCGAGCCCTGTCCCCCGATCGATCAGACCGCCGTGCAGCATGCGCTGGCGCGTCAGGACCAGCTCACCAAGCCGCCGGGCTCGCTCGGTCGGCTCGAGGAGCTGGCGGTGCGTCTGGCCGGGCTGCAACGCACCGCCACCCCGGAGGTCGATCCGGTGCGGGTGCTGCTGTTCGCCGCCGATCACGGGGTCGCCGCCGAGGGCGTGTCGCGCTATCCCCAGGACGTCACCAAGCAGATGGTCCGCAACATCGCCAACGGCGGGGCGGGGGTCGCGGTGATGGCCAAGGCGGTCGGGGCCGGGCTCGACATCATCGAGCTGGGCCTGGCCACCGGCTCCGAGGTCGTCGAGGGCGTGCGCTCCGAGCCCCTCGGGCCGGGGAGCGGCAACATCGCCCGCGAGCCGGCGATGACCCCCGAGCAGCTTGCGCGGGCGCTTGACATTGGGCGCGACGCGGTCGATCGCGCCGTCGACGCAGGCGTGCGCCTGATCATCGGTGGTGAACTCGGTATCGCCAACACCACCGCTGCCGCAGCGCTGGCCTCCGCGCTGCTCGATCGCGCCGCCTCCGAGGTGGTGGGGCCGGGCACCGGGCTGGACAGCGCCGGGGTCAACCGCAAGGCCGAGGTGGTGGCGCGCGCGCTGGCGCTGCACGCCAGCGAGCCGCGCGCGCCGCTGGAGATGCTGCGCCGACTCGGCGGCTTCGAGATCGCCGCGCTCACCGGCGCCTATCTGCGCGCCGCCCAGCGTGGCGTGGCGATGTTGATCGATGGCTTCATCGTCTCCTCGGCGGCGCTCGCCGCGGTGCGTCTGCAGCCCGCGGCGCGCGACTGGATGCTGTTCTCGCATCGCTCGGCCGAGCCCGGTCATCGGCTGATGATGGAGGCGCTGGAGGCCGATCCGTTGCTCGATCTCGGCTTCCGCCTCGGCGAGGCGACCGGCGCCTGCGCCGCGGTGCCGCTGCTGCGTCTGGCCTGCGCGGTGCATCGCGACATGGCGACTTTTGACGAGGCCGGAGTGAGCAACGCGTGCTGA
- the btuB gene encoding TonB-dependent vitamin B12 receptor, which translates to MKSPLMLAALAAPLSAQVLAQTDSQVLEPTVVTATRTAEPAGETLATVSVIDRAEIERRQARSVPDLLRTLPGVSIAQSGGPGQSASVMLRGTNADHVLVLVDGVRVGSATLGTTSLQDLPVDQIERIEVVRGPRSSLYGSEAIGGVIQIFTRRGGGPLTPRFSVGVGELGTASVSGGLSGGGERAWFNLGANFEQTDGINACAGRPFPYAGCGVDQPDRDGYSSHGVSARAGYAFSERAEVEFHLLSAESANDFDGSVFSGNQARASQQVFGANATLRPLDAWTLTLTAGRSWDDYRVFYDDAAAAVFEQFVDRFQTERDSLSLQSDVTIAAGQLVSLGVDYVDDRVSGTVDYAEDARDNLGVFGQYQGSFGAFDLKLSLRQDDNQQFGSHTTGSAALGYLFANDIQVALSYGTGFKAPTFNELYYPGFGNTALDPEESESIELMANGPLPLPGRMRGDWQLSLYQTEIDDLIAYDSATFAPANVDSARIRGLEAAADVRWDDWTLAGNLTLLDPENRSEGANDGNLLPRRAEQSLQLDLDRTFGRWRAGATLQLVGERYDDLANQVDLDAYALLDLRLEYAFNPALRLQGRLANALDETYETAYLYNQPGRAFYLTLRYQP; encoded by the coding sequence ATGAAGAGTCCCTTGATGCTGGCGGCGCTGGCCGCGCCCTTGAGTGCCCAGGTCCTGGCCCAGACCGATTCCCAGGTGTTGGAGCCGACGGTGGTCACCGCCACCCGTACCGCTGAGCCGGCGGGCGAGACCCTGGCTACGGTGAGCGTGATCGATCGCGCCGAGATCGAGCGGCGTCAGGCCCGTTCGGTGCCCGATCTGCTGCGCACCCTGCCCGGCGTGAGCATCGCCCAGAGCGGCGGTCCTGGCCAGTCGGCCTCGGTGATGCTGCGCGGCACCAACGCCGATCACGTGCTGGTGCTGGTTGACGGCGTGCGCGTCGGCTCGGCGACCCTGGGCACGACCTCGCTGCAGGACCTGCCGGTCGATCAGATCGAGCGCATTGAGGTGGTGCGCGGGCCGCGTTCGAGTCTCTACGGCTCCGAGGCCATCGGCGGTGTCATCCAGATCTTCACTCGTCGTGGCGGCGGCCCGCTCACCCCGCGCTTCAGCGTCGGTGTCGGCGAGCTGGGCACGGCAAGCGTCTCCGGCGGGCTCTCCGGCGGCGGCGAGCGCGCCTGGTTCAATCTCGGCGCCAACTTCGAGCAGACCGATGGCATCAACGCCTGCGCCGGTCGCCCTTTCCCCTATGCCGGCTGCGGCGTCGATCAGCCCGATCGCGACGGCTACAGCAGCCATGGCGTCAGCGCCCGCGCCGGTTATGCCTTCAGCGAGCGCGCCGAGGTCGAGTTCCATCTGCTCAGCGCCGAGAGCGCCAACGACTTCGACGGCTCGGTCTTCTCCGGCAACCAGGCCCGTGCCTCGCAGCAGGTCTTCGGCGCCAACGCCACCCTGCGCCCGCTCGATGCCTGGACCCTGACGCTCACCGCCGGGCGCAGCTGGGACGATTACCGGGTGTTCTACGACGATGCCGCCGCAGCGGTCTTCGAGCAGTTCGTCGACCGTTTCCAGACCGAGCGCGACAGCCTCTCGCTGCAGAGCGATGTCACCATCGCCGCCGGGCAGCTGGTGAGCCTCGGGGTCGACTATGTCGACGACCGGGTCAGCGGGACCGTCGACTATGCCGAGGACGCGCGCGACAACCTCGGCGTGTTCGGTCAGTACCAGGGCAGCTTCGGCGCCTTCGATCTCAAGCTCAGCCTGCGTCAGGACGACAACCAGCAGTTCGGCAGCCACACCACCGGCAGCGCCGCGCTCGGTTATCTGTTCGCCAACGACATCCAGGTCGCGCTCTCCTACGGCACCGGCTTCAAGGCGCCGACCTTCAACGAACTCTACTACCCGGGCTTCGGCAACACCGCGCTCGATCCCGAGGAGTCCGAGAGCATCGAGCTGATGGCCAACGGCCCGCTGCCGCTGCCCGGGCGGATGCGCGGCGACTGGCAGCTGAGCCTTTACCAGACCGAGATCGACGACCTGATCGCCTATGACTCGGCCACCTTCGCCCCGGCCAACGTCGACTCGGCGCGGATCCGCGGCCTCGAGGCCGCGGCTGATGTCCGTTGGGACGACTGGACGCTGGCCGGCAACCTCACCCTGCTCGATCCCGAGAACCGCTCCGAGGGCGCCAACGACGGCAACCTGTTGCCGCGCCGCGCCGAGCAGAGCCTGCAGCTCGATCTCGATCGTACGTTCGGGCGCTGGCGCGCCGGCGCGACCCTGCAGCTGGTCGGCGAGCGCTACGACGACCTCGCCAACCAGGTCGATCTCGACGCCTACGCGCTGCTCGACCTGCGTCTCGAGTATGCCTTCAACCCGGCGCTGCGCCTCCAGGGACGGCTCGCCAACGCCCTCGACGAGACCTATGAAACGGCCTATCTGTACAATCAGCCCGGTCGCGCGTTCTATCTGACCCTGCGCTACCAGCCCTGA
- a CDS encoding histidine triad nucleotide-binding protein, with the protein MTDTIFGKIARGEVEADLVYEDEDVVAFRDLSPQAPTHLLVIPRKPIRTLSEAGAEDAELLGKLLLVAAKVAEQAGIARGGYRTVINCNAGAGQTVFHLHLHVLGGRALQWPPG; encoded by the coding sequence ATGACCGATACCATCTTCGGCAAGATCGCCCGCGGCGAGGTCGAGGCCGACCTCGTCTACGAGGACGAGGACGTCGTCGCCTTCCGCGACCTCAGTCCGCAGGCGCCCACCCACCTGCTGGTGATCCCGCGCAAACCGATCCGGACTCTCAGCGAGGCCGGTGCGGAAGATGCCGAACTGCTCGGCAAGCTGTTGCTGGTCGCCGCCAAGGTGGCCGAACAGGCCGGGATCGCCCGGGGTGGCTATCGCACCGTGATCAACTGCAACGCCGGTGCCGGGCAGACGGTGTTCCATCTGCACCTGCACGTGCTCGGTGGTCGCGCGCTGCAATGGCCGCCAGGCTGA
- a CDS encoding histidine phosphatase family protein: MLSLRGRLIDLLRHGEVEGGNRLRGSCDDPLSARGWSQLRAATAGLDEPRLVVSSPSLRCAAFARELAARRGLELVLEPALAERHFGDWEGCSASELPEDERWRLWDDPLGFTPPGGEPMPDFLARTRTAWRALLDGGGPDALVVTHGGVIRAILAEVLEMPPRAMILLEVVHAGRSRVRVPPSPGRPSLVTHRGP, translated from the coding sequence GTGCTGAGCCTGCGCGGCCGGCTGATCGACCTGCTGCGTCACGGCGAGGTCGAGGGCGGGAACCGTCTGCGCGGCAGTTGCGATGATCCGCTGAGCGCGCGTGGCTGGTCGCAGCTGCGCGCGGCCACCGCCGGGCTCGACGAGCCGCGGCTGGTGGTCAGCTCGCCATCGCTGCGCTGCGCGGCCTTCGCCCGCGAGCTGGCCGCACGGCGCGGGCTCGAGCTGGTGCTCGAACCCGCGCTGGCAGAGCGTCACTTCGGCGATTGGGAGGGGTGCTCGGCCAGCGAGCTCCCCGAGGATGAACGCTGGCGGCTGTGGGATGATCCGCTCGGCTTCACCCCGCCGGGGGGCGAGCCGATGCCTGACTTCCTCGCCCGGACCCGCACGGCCTGGCGCGCGCTGCTCGACGGCGGCGGGCCGGACGCGCTGGTGGTGACCCACGGCGGGGTGATTCGCGCGATCCTCGCCGAGGTGCTGGAGATGCCGCCGCGGGCGATGATCCTGCTCGAGGTCGTCCATGCCGGGCGCAGTCGCGTCCGTGTCCCACCCTCACCGGGCCGCCCCAGCCTGGTGACCCATCGAGGTCCCTGA
- a CDS encoding adenosylcobinamide-GDP ribazoletransferase yields MSHLVPFYAAGRLLTRLPFPDPGVVDPADQGRSVAWYPAVGLVLGALLALAALAAQHTDPLLGAALLLAFWTWSTGGLHCDGLADSADAWIGGLGDRARTLEIMKDPRSGPMAVAVLGLALQLKWSALQLLLDVEAAWLLLWVPLLARAVLPPLLLTTAYARTQGIVSDQVAHLGRTWAWVASGAAFIGCVLMLGGLGLVLVGCALAVLWLARRAMLARLGGFTGDTAGALVELTEIALVVLAALLLGG; encoded by the coding sequence ATGTCCCATCTCGTTCCCTTCTATGCCGCCGGGCGGCTGTTGACCCGGCTGCCCTTTCCCGACCCCGGCGTGGTCGACCCCGCCGACCAGGGCCGCTCGGTGGCCTGGTACCCGGCCGTCGGGCTGGTGCTCGGCGCGCTGCTCGCGCTCGCCGCGCTCGCCGCGCAGCACACCGACCCGCTGCTCGGTGCGGCGCTGCTGCTGGCCTTCTGGACCTGGTCGACCGGCGGGCTGCACTGCGACGGCCTGGCCGACAGTGCCGACGCCTGGATCGGCGGGCTCGGCGATCGTGCCCGCACCCTGGAGATCATGAAGGACCCGCGCAGCGGGCCGATGGCGGTGGCGGTGCTGGGGCTGGCGCTGCAGCTGAAGTGGAGCGCGCTGCAGCTGTTGCTCGATGTCGAGGCGGCCTGGCTGCTGCTCTGGGTGCCGCTGCTCGCGCGCGCGGTGTTGCCGCCGCTACTGCTCACCACCGCCTATGCCCGCACCCAGGGCATCGTCAGCGATCAGGTCGCCCATCTCGGGCGCACCTGGGCCTGGGTGGCGAGCGGCGCGGCCTTCATCGGCTGTGTGCTGATGCTCGGCGGACTGGGTCTGGTGCTGGTCGGGTGCGCCCTGGCGGTGTTGTGGCTGGCGCGCCGCGCCATGCTCGCCCGGCTCGGCGGCTTCACCGGGGATACCGCCGGTGCCCTGGTCGAGCTGACCGAGATCGCCCTGGTGGTGCTCGCAGCGCTGCTGCTCGGCGGCTGA
- the dnaX gene encoding DNA polymerase III subunit gamma/tau, whose product MSYQVLARKWRPKSFDDMVGQQHVVRALANALDRGQLHHAYLFTGTRGVGKTTLARILAKSLNCEQGVSAHPCGQCATCREVDAGRFVDLIEVDAASRTKVDQTRELLDNVPYAPAHGRYKVYLIDEVHMFSAHSFNALLKTLEEPPPHVKFLLATTDPQRLPVTVLSRCLQFNLRRLLPDEIGAHLRHVLETEGLAFESPALAQLARAADGSMRDALSLLDQAIAFGGGQLVEAEVRAMLGTLDGEVVLALVEALASGDGAALLAEVERVAALTPDYAELLRELIALLHRLALVQQVPRLLAADDPDGDRLGALAARLSPEDVQLYYQVALTGQGDLALAPDPRAGLEMVLLRALAFRPASPAGQPDGAPAARRPPDPRPAPPAAPRQSAPAPSRGPNASGTPPWEVAAPAPLPAPEPSAPASVAAVPAAPSPDSAPAAGVPPWEVADPSPISEPSAPAPAVSSPRAPVTAPRPDLRSPAQWQQLVAGLRVRGIAGELAHNCGFLDWADGRLLLSLDPAVEHLRVPTAESRLREALEGALGEPVRLEFQIARPEQETLAQRRVREAEARQRAAEETMYADPVAERMREQLAADWVPGSIEPQG is encoded by the coding sequence ATGTCCTACCAGGTGCTCGCCCGTAAGTGGCGCCCCAAGTCGTTCGACGATATGGTCGGCCAGCAGCATGTGGTGAGGGCGCTCGCCAATGCGCTCGATCGCGGCCAGCTGCATCACGCCTATCTGTTCACCGGTACCCGCGGGGTCGGCAAGACCACCCTGGCGCGCATCCTCGCCAAGTCGCTCAACTGTGAGCAGGGCGTGAGCGCACATCCCTGTGGTCAGTGCGCGACCTGTCGCGAGGTCGATGCCGGGCGCTTCGTCGATCTGATCGAGGTCGACGCGGCCTCGCGCACCAAGGTCGACCAGACCCGTGAACTGCTCGACAACGTCCCCTATGCCCCGGCGCACGGTCGCTACAAGGTGTATCTCATCGATGAGGTGCACATGTTTTCGGCGCACAGCTTCAATGCCCTGTTGAAGACGCTCGAGGAGCCGCCGCCGCACGTCAAGTTCCTGCTCGCCACCACCGATCCGCAGCGTCTGCCGGTGACCGTGCTCTCGCGCTGTCTGCAGTTCAACCTGCGCCGTCTGCTGCCCGACGAGATCGGCGCGCACCTGCGTCATGTGCTCGAGACCGAGGGGCTGGCGTTCGAGTCCCCGGCGCTGGCCCAGCTCGCGCGCGCCGCCGATGGCAGCATGCGTGACGCGCTGAGCCTGCTCGATCAGGCGATCGCCTTCGGCGGCGGTCAGCTGGTCGAGGCCGAGGTGCGCGCCATGCTCGGCACCCTCGACGGCGAGGTGGTGCTGGCGCTGGTCGAGGCGTTGGCCAGCGGCGACGGTGCCGCGCTGCTCGCCGAGGTCGAGCGCGTCGCCGCGCTCACCCCCGATTACGCCGAGTTGCTGCGCGAGCTGATCGCGCTGCTGCATCGTCTGGCGCTGGTTCAGCAGGTGCCGCGGCTGCTTGCCGCCGACGATCCCGATGGGGACCGTCTCGGCGCCCTCGCCGCGCGCCTCTCGCCCGAGGACGTGCAGCTCTACTACCAGGTTGCGTTGACCGGGCAGGGCGATCTCGCCCTCGCGCCGGATCCGCGCGCCGGACTCGAGATGGTGCTGCTGCGCGCGCTCGCCTTCCGCCCCGCCTCGCCCGCCGGGCAGCCCGACGGCGCACCCGCTGCGCGTCGGCCTCCCGATCCGCGTCCCGCCCCCCCGGCCGCACCCCGTCAGAGTGCGCCAGCGCCGAGCCGTGGCCCGAACGCCTCTGGTACGCCACCCTGGGAGGTTGCCGCCCCGGCGCCGCTCCCGGCTCCCGAGCCATCGGCGCCTGCGTCCGTTGCGGCGGTGCCTGCTGCGCCCTCGCCGGACAGTGCGCCCGCCGCTGGTGTGCCGCCTTGGGAGGTCGCCGACCCGAGTCCGATCTCCGAGCCGTCGGCGCCAGCGCCCGCTGTATCATCGCCGCGCGCGCCTGTCACCGCCCCCCGTCCCGACCTCCGCTCCCCGGCGCAGTGGCAGCAGCTCGTCGCCGGGCTGCGGGTGCGTGGGATCGCCGGCGAGCTGGCGCACAACTGTGGTTTTCTCGACTGGGCCGATGGCCGCCTGCTGCTGAGTCTGGACCCGGCGGTCGAGCATTTGCGTGTGCCTACGGCCGAGAGCCGTTTGCGCGAGGCGCTCGAGGGCGCGCTCGGCGAGCCGGTGCGCCTCGAGTTCCAGATTGCCCGCCCCGAACAGGAGACACTCGCTCAGCGTCGCGTGCGTGAGGCCGAGGCGCGCCAGCGCGCGGCCGAGGAGACGATGTACGCCGACCCGGTGGCCGAGCGGATGCGCGAGCAGCTCGCCGCCGACTGGGTCCCGGGCAGCATCGAGCCGCAGGGCTGA
- a CDS encoding KamA family radical SAM protein: protein MSYSNAQPKRAVAAESARPFRVHTQRNLDRIDALRGLSEDRRFAMKVVSTVLPFRVNDYVIEELIDWDRVPDDPIFQLVFPQQGMLSERHFDRIADLLRAEAAPATLDAAVREIRAELNPHPAGQLESNLPKLDGERPLEGLQHKYRETVLFFPSQGQTCHAYCSFCFRWAQFVGDKSLRIASNEASGLHAYLRQHSQVTDLLITGGDPMVMKTRHLEAYLEPLLRPEFDHVQSIRIGTKALTFWPQRFVGDADSDQLMALLERLVAHGKHVALMAHTNHWRELETDTAREAIARLRATGAEIRSQGPLLAHINDDPEVWTRMWRTQVRLGIIPYYMFVQRDTGAQHYFEVPLVRAWEIYREAIQGVSGLARTARGPSMSAGPGKIEIQGVTEVAGERVFVLRFLQGRNPDWVNRPFFARFDPKATWLDDLVPAFGEDRFFFTDEYLTRWPSAQAARIESVHAPEPALPEASGL, encoded by the coding sequence ATGTCCTACAGCAATGCCCAGCCCAAGCGGGCGGTGGCGGCCGAGTCTGCCCGTCCGTTCCGCGTCCACACTCAGCGCAACCTCGACCGCATCGATGCGCTGCGTGGACTCTCCGAGGATCGCCGTTTCGCGATGAAGGTGGTCTCGACCGTGCTGCCGTTTCGCGTCAACGACTATGTGATCGAGGAACTGATCGACTGGGACCGTGTCCCCGACGATCCGATCTTCCAACTGGTGTTCCCGCAGCAGGGGATGCTCAGCGAGCGTCACTTCGACCGCATCGCCGATTTGCTGCGCGCCGAGGCCGCGCCCGCCACGCTCGACGCCGCGGTGCGCGAGATCCGCGCCGAACTCAACCCGCATCCCGCCGGGCAGCTCGAGAGCAACCTGCCCAAGCTCGACGGCGAGCGTCCCCTCGAGGGGCTGCAGCACAAGTATCGCGAGACCGTGCTGTTCTTCCCCAGTCAGGGGCAGACCTGCCATGCCTATTGCAGCTTCTGCTTCCGCTGGGCGCAGTTCGTCGGCGACAAGTCGCTGCGCATCGCCTCCAACGAGGCCTCCGGGCTGCACGCCTATCTGCGTCAGCACTCGCAGGTCACCGATTTGCTGATCACCGGCGGCGATCCGATGGTGATGAAGACGCGCCATCTCGAGGCCTATCTCGAACCGCTGCTGCGTCCCGAGTTCGACCACGTCCAGAGTATCCGCATCGGCACCAAGGCGCTCACCTTCTGGCCCCAGCGTTTCGTCGGCGACGCCGACAGCGATCAGCTGATGGCGTTGCTCGAGCGGCTGGTGGCCCACGGCAAGCACGTCGCGCTGATGGCCCATACCAACCACTGGCGCGAACTCGAGACCGATACCGCCCGCGAGGCGATCGCGCGGTTGCGCGCCACCGGCGCCGAGATCCGCAGCCAGGGGCCGCTGCTCGCCCACATCAACGACGACCCCGAGGTGTGGACGCGGATGTGGCGCACCCAGGTGCGCCTCGGCATCATCCCCTACTACATGTTCGTGCAGCGCGACACCGGCGCCCAGCACTACTTCGAGGTGCCGCTGGTGCGCGCCTGGGAGATCTATCGCGAGGCGATCCAGGGCGTCTCGGGGCTGGCCCGCACCGCGCGCGGTCCGAGCATGAGCGCGGGGCCGGGCAAGATCGAGATCCAGGGCGTGACCGAGGTCGCCGGCGAACGGGTGTTCGTGCTGCGCTTCCTCCAGGGGCGCAATCCCGACTGGGTCAACCGGCCCTTCTTCGCCCGCTTCGACCCCAAGGCGACCTGGCTCGATGATCTGGTGCCGGCCTTCGGCGAGGATCGCTTCTTCTTCACCGACGAGTATCTCACCCGCTGGCCGAGCGCCCAGGCGGCGCGGATCGAGTCGGTCCACGCGCCCGAGCCGGCGTTGCCCGAGGCCTCGGGACTCTGA
- a CDS encoding coiled-coil domain-containing protein, giving the protein MRPISLTPLLFALALPAPSLAQEPDTDAWERAQSTAAAWWQRSRELADQAAADARRLLGDDGADLGRAWERARPELEEALTLTERQATLPERAWFGPDRNSNQAEIDALLDRAVALLSVSPALAQRARIRELNARIVELRAQIAESRQQQLTAPEQSTLLKTRADHAAAIARDQREITEVEAEIAAIERGFAAELRAMGLDIDDEQVRFLLSTVVGDNVVELGILFDNVRTLTEQLEALVAESGEDLESARRYYGLYVVLLQTLEHLHRRIEHQIEDDYLPRIDAIAERARTLAAETRTLKAQNPERAALLEANLEAQRVTGEAAAVYRGYLEDQARQIRTARAQLAGDIATAWNTYQTVSLSGELVGLVRASQRLLEALMERQLPTLRPFENLEMEREMLRLTERLRGPDQGR; this is encoded by the coding sequence ATGCGCCCGATCTCGCTGACCCCACTGCTGTTCGCACTCGCCCTGCCCGCGCCGAGCCTAGCGCAGGAGCCCGACACCGATGCCTGGGAGCGCGCTCAGAGCACCGCCGCCGCGTGGTGGCAACGTTCGCGCGAGCTCGCCGATCAGGCTGCGGCCGACGCCCGGCGACTACTCGGCGACGACGGCGCCGACCTCGGTCGCGCCTGGGAGCGGGCGCGCCCCGAGCTGGAGGAGGCGCTGACCCTCACCGAGCGCCAGGCGACGCTGCCCGAGCGCGCCTGGTTCGGTCCCGACCGCAACTCCAACCAGGCCGAGATCGACGCCCTGCTCGATCGCGCCGTCGCGCTGCTCTCGGTCTCGCCAGCGCTCGCCCAGCGTGCGCGTATCCGCGAGCTCAACGCCCGTATCGTCGAGCTGCGCGCCCAGATCGCCGAGTCCAGACAGCAGCAGCTCACCGCCCCCGAACAATCGACCCTGCTCAAGACCCGCGCCGACCACGCCGCGGCGATCGCCCGCGACCAGCGCGAGATCACCGAAGTCGAGGCCGAGATCGCCGCGATCGAGCGCGGCTTCGCCGCCGAGCTGCGTGCCATGGGGCTGGACATCGATGACGAGCAGGTCCGCTTCCTGCTCTCGACCGTGGTCGGCGACAACGTCGTCGAACTCGGCATCCTCTTCGACAACGTCCGCACCCTCACCGAACAGCTCGAGGCGCTGGTCGCCGAGAGTGGCGAGGATCTGGAGAGCGCGCGTCGCTACTACGGACTCTACGTGGTGCTGCTGCAGACCCTGGAGCACCTCCACCGCCGTATCGAGCACCAGATCGAGGACGACTACCTGCCGCGCATCGACGCCATCGCCGAGCGCGCCCGCACGCTCGCCGCCGAGACCCGCACGCTCAAGGCGCAGAACCCCGAGCGCGCCGCGCTGCTCGAGGCCAACCTCGAGGCGCAGCGCGTCACCGGCGAGGCGGCGGCGGTCTATCGGGGTTATCTCGAGGACCAGGCACGCCAGATTCGCACCGCGCGCGCGCAGCTCGCCGGCGACATCGCCACCGCCTGGAACACCTATCAGACGGTCAGCCTCTCGGGCGAGCTGGTGGGGCTGGTGCGTGCCAGCCAGCGCCTGCTCGAGGCACTGATGGAGCGTCAGCTCCCAACGCTGCGCCCGTTCGAGAACCTGGAGATGGAGCGCGAGATGCTGCGCCTGACCGAGCGTCTGCGCGGCCCCGATCAGGGCAGATAG
- the recR gene encoding recombination mediator RecR, whose product MSERALLDQLIDALRCLPGVGPKSAQRIAFHLLERDREGGARLARVMAEAMTRIGHCDRCRTLTERERCAICADPHRDAGLLCVVEQPSEVVAIEQATDFGGRYFVLGGRLSPLDGIGPAELGLDRLEALLAEGVVRELVLAISPTVEGGATAQFVAELATVQGVAVTRIAQGVPLGGDLDALDGGTLALALAGRRAF is encoded by the coding sequence ATGAGCGAGCGGGCCCTGCTCGATCAGCTGATCGATGCGTTGCGCTGTCTGCCCGGGGTCGGGCCGAAGTCGGCGCAGCGCATCGCCTTCCACCTGCTCGAGCGTGATCGCGAGGGCGGGGCGCGGTTGGCGCGGGTGATGGCCGAGGCGATGACTCGTATCGGTCACTGCGATCGCTGTCGCACCCTGACCGAACGCGAGCGCTGTGCGATCTGCGCCGATCCCCACCGCGATGCCGGATTGCTGTGCGTGGTCGAGCAGCCCTCCGAGGTCGTCGCCATCGAGCAGGCCACCGACTTCGGTGGACGCTATTTCGTCCTCGGCGGGCGGCTCTCGCCGCTCGACGGGATCGGTCCGGCCGAGCTGGGACTCGACCGGCTCGAGGCGCTGCTGGCCGAGGGCGTGGTGCGTGAGCTGGTGCTCGCCATCAGCCCGACGGTCGAGGGCGGAGCGACGGCGCAGTTCGTCGCCGAGCTGGCCACGGTGCAGGGCGTCGCGGTCACCCGGATCGCCCAGGGCGTGCCCCTGGGCGGGGACCTTGATGCGCTCGACGGCGGCACCCTGGCGCTCGCCCTTGCCGGGCGCCGCGCCTTCTGA
- a CDS encoding YbaB/EbfC family nucleoid-associated protein, with translation MKAGLGGLLKQAQKMQEEMQQAQARLAEEEVTGEAGGGMVKVTMNGKYQTKRVEIDPSLLGDDKEMLEDLISAAINDATQRVAEKMKETMSSVTAGMPLPPGMKFPF, from the coding sequence ATGAAAGCTGGACTCGGTGGCCTGCTCAAGCAGGCGCAGAAGATGCAGGAAGAGATGCAGCAGGCGCAGGCACGCCTGGCCGAGGAGGAGGTGACCGGCGAGGCCGGTGGCGGTATGGTCAAGGTGACCATGAACGGCAAGTACCAGACCAAGCGTGTCGAGATCGATCCCTCGCTGCTCGGCGACGACAAGGAGATGCTCGAGGACCTGATCTCGGCGGCGATCAACGACGCCACCCAGCGTGTCGCCGAGAAGATGAAGGAGACCATGTCGTCGGTGACCGCCGGCATGCCGCTGCCTCCGGGCATGAAGTTCCCCTTCTGA